From Sphaerochaeta sp., a single genomic window includes:
- a CDS encoding ATPase yields the protein MRIALSTTQKLVIGFLAVILGGGALLALPISHAPGARLSAIDAWFLSVSAVCVTGLSPVVIADTLSVFGKIVLAILIQTGGLGYATFAIFLYVLFGGDIPFRQRDLAQESLNQANSKGIITLVKVVMLSSLIVEAIGTIILAWAFRTQAGSPREALGLGLFHAISAFNNAGFDLFGDSLMEWHDNLLVNMTVSLLIITGGIGFVVIADMLQAKRWKRFSLHSKIVISTTGVLLVGGMLLIHATSSLSWLESWFLSVTSRTAGFNSVDTATLNRNVLLVVLFLMWIGASPGSTGGGIKTTTFFTLLCGIRGVVTHTEPVGFERKISDDSLAKATAVAGLSALALALGIFLLSLSQHATNLFGLVFEAVSAFATVGLSTGVTGTLATGGKIILMVLMFIGRLGPVTIASSLQKQEARHVHYVPETIIIG from the coding sequence ATGCGTATTGCGCTTTCGACCACGCAAAAGCTTGTCATAGGCTTTCTGGCGGTCATCCTGGGGGGAGGCGCATTGCTCGCCCTCCCCATCTCGCACGCTCCCGGCGCGCGGCTTTCGGCCATCGACGCATGGTTCCTTTCCGTCAGCGCCGTCTGCGTCACCGGTCTCTCTCCGGTAGTCATCGCCGACACCCTGAGTGTGTTCGGAAAGATCGTGCTTGCCATTCTCATCCAGACCGGGGGGCTTGGATACGCGACATTCGCCATCTTCCTGTATGTCCTTTTCGGTGGGGACATTCCGTTCCGCCAGCGTGATCTCGCACAGGAATCACTGAACCAAGCAAACAGCAAGGGGATCATCACCCTCGTCAAGGTGGTGATGCTCAGTTCGCTCATCGTCGAGGCAATCGGAACCATCATACTGGCATGGGCGTTCCGCACCCAAGCGGGATCCCCCCGAGAGGCGCTGGGATTAGGTCTCTTCCACGCGATCTCTGCATTCAACAACGCAGGATTCGATCTCTTCGGCGACAGTCTGATGGAATGGCATGACAATCTCTTGGTCAACATGACGGTCAGCTTGCTGATCATCACCGGTGGCATCGGGTTCGTGGTCATCGCCGACATGCTCCAGGCAAAACGGTGGAAACGGTTTTCGCTCCATTCCAAAATCGTCATCTCCACGACAGGGGTGCTGCTTGTTGGCGGGATGCTGCTCATCCACGCGACATCATCGCTTTCCTGGCTGGAATCATGGTTTCTTTCCGTGACATCCCGCACCGCTGGTTTCAACAGCGTGGACACCGCCACTCTCAACCGGAACGTCCTGTTGGTCGTCCTGTTCCTGATGTGGATTGGAGCATCTCCCGGTTCTACCGGCGGCGGTATCAAGACCACCACCTTCTTCACCCTGCTCTGCGGGATCCGCGGGGTAGTCACCCATACCGAACCGGTGGGATTTGAACGAAAGATTTCAGACGACAGCCTCGCCAAAGCGACAGCCGTCGCGGGTCTTTCCGCACTGGCCTTGGCGCTGGGGATTTTCCTGCTTTCCCTGAGCCAGCACGCCACGAATCTGTTTGGTCTTGTGTTCGAGGCAGTCTCCGCATTCGCCACGGTAGGGCTTTCCACCGGGGTTACCGGAACGCTTGCCACAGGGGGCAAAATCATTCTGATGGTCCTGATGTTCATCGGCCGGCTCGGCCCCGTCACCATCGCCAGCAGTCTGCAGAAACAGGAAGCACGGCACGTGCATTACGTACCGGAGACCATCATCATCGGATAG
- a CDS encoding winged helix DNA-binding protein, producing the protein MMDEPSFPGLAAFWRLYRENDELYHGLAVSLGLADSDMWVLHILSEAGSPLTPATMCATWSFSKQTLHSSLVKLEKAGYLLIEASSENRKNKWVSLTEFGKQFARTNVSPVFVAQERAFSRLSPEERETLVRLSQKQLAFVREELGKHSRS; encoded by the coding sequence ATGATGGATGAACCCTCATTTCCTGGACTGGCTGCCTTCTGGCGGCTGTACCGGGAGAATGACGAGTTGTATCATGGATTGGCCGTCAGTTTGGGGCTTGCCGACAGCGACATGTGGGTGTTGCACATCCTCTCTGAAGCGGGGAGTCCCCTGACGCCGGCAACGATGTGCGCCACGTGGTCGTTTTCCAAACAGACCCTGCACTCATCGCTGGTGAAGCTCGAGAAAGCCGGGTATCTTCTCATTGAGGCGTCCTCGGAGAACAGGAAAAACAAATGGGTGAGCTTGACGGAATTCGGCAAGCAGTTCGCCCGGACCAATGTGTCCCCTGTCTTTGTGGCGCAGGAGCGCGCCTTTTCGCGCTTGTCCCCCGAAGAGAGGGAGACGTTGGTCCGCCTGTCACAAAAGCAACTTGCTTTCGTGCGGGAGGAACTGGGGAAGCATTCCCGCTCGTGA
- a CDS encoding MATE family efflux transporter produces the protein MRVSLSDHFTYGRIAHFTLPSVLMLLCSSIYSIVDGLFVANIVGRNGLSAINIIMPLPMFIGAFGYMLGAGGSAEVSKKLGEGRRKTAEAYFSLVVLAVVLVGALLTFLGVMFIRPIARMMGASDILMEDAVTYGRILVIGSVAYLLQTTFQMFFVTAGKPRLGFLFSIAAGLTNVLFDFLFIVVFGLGIAGAAWATVLGYAVGGVLPLVYFFSHNRSLLHLRRPQWDAAMLKHSCSNGYSEMLSSFSASLLAFLYNNQMMRLAGEAGVASMTVLDYMNSIFVSIFVGFSMGIAPVVGFHFGAGNKKELSSLFKKCLVMIGGMSLSMTVFAEVFAPTIVRLFLGQGNAVSAMTVRGFRMYAFSYLLCGLPVFGSSFFTALCDGKTSAIISSTRSLIAEPIAIILLPFLIGLDGVWLSVYAAETVAAVVTIHAFVAKRRVFLLQRVFGDEVVASQTEQAVAD, from the coding sequence ATGCGTGTTTCATTGTCCGACCATTTTACCTATGGCCGTATCGCCCATTTTACGTTGCCGTCCGTACTGATGCTGCTTTGCTCTTCCATCTACAGCATCGTCGACGGGTTGTTTGTCGCAAACATCGTGGGAAGGAATGGGCTCTCGGCCATCAACATCATCATGCCGCTGCCGATGTTCATCGGCGCGTTCGGCTACATGCTTGGGGCCGGGGGATCGGCGGAAGTTTCAAAGAAACTGGGCGAGGGGAGGAGGAAAACGGCGGAAGCCTATTTTTCCCTGGTCGTCCTCGCCGTGGTGCTGGTCGGAGCTCTGTTGACCTTTTTGGGCGTGATGTTCATCAGGCCCATCGCCCGTATGATGGGTGCCAGCGACATTCTGATGGAAGACGCTGTCACCTATGGACGGATTCTGGTCATCGGGTCGGTTGCGTACTTGTTGCAGACGACGTTCCAGATGTTCTTCGTCACGGCGGGAAAGCCCCGTCTGGGATTCCTGTTCTCCATCGCCGCAGGCCTGACCAACGTGTTGTTCGATTTCCTGTTCATCGTGGTCTTCGGGTTGGGGATCGCCGGGGCGGCATGGGCGACGGTACTGGGCTATGCCGTGGGAGGCGTGCTTCCCTTGGTCTATTTCTTTTCCCATAACCGGAGCCTGCTCCATTTGCGTCGGCCCCAGTGGGACGCCGCCATGCTGAAGCATAGCTGTTCCAACGGGTACTCCGAGATGCTCTCTTCGTTCTCCGCTTCCTTGTTGGCGTTTCTGTACAACAACCAGATGATGCGGCTGGCAGGGGAAGCCGGGGTTGCGTCGATGACCGTCCTTGACTACATGAATTCGATCTTCGTCTCCATCTTTGTCGGCTTTTCCATGGGCATCGCGCCGGTGGTGGGGTTCCACTTCGGCGCGGGAAACAAGAAGGAGCTTTCCAGCTTGTTCAAGAAGTGCCTGGTGATGATCGGGGGAATGTCTCTGTCCATGACGGTCTTTGCTGAGGTGTTCGCCCCGACGATCGTCCGCTTGTTCCTGGGCCAGGGAAACGCCGTGTCCGCCATGACGGTACGGGGCTTCCGGATGTACGCGTTCAGCTACCTGCTCTGCGGGCTGCCCGTCTTCGGTTCGTCGTTCTTCACCGCCCTGTGTGACGGGAAGACGTCGGCCATCATCTCATCGACCCGATCCCTTATCGCCGAGCCGATCGCCATCATCCTTTTGCCGTTCCTCATTGGGCTGGATGGGGTGTGGCTGAGTGTCTACGCCGCAGAGACGGTGGCGGCGGTCGTCACCATCCACGCGTTTGTCGCCAAGCGGCGGGTGTTCCTTCTCCAGCGGGTCTTTGGCGACGAGGTGGTGGCATCCCAGACGGAACAGGCCGTCGCCGACTGA
- a CDS encoding molybdopterin-binding protein translates to MKLVRTEDAVGQVLCHDMTQIIVGVTKDARFRKGHVVTNEDIPVLLSMGKEHLYVWEMDDTMLHEDDGAAILRDAAMNQYMDASLPKEGKIELKSNITGVLEVDVQRLLSINRIPEVMIATRPNHSVVKPGDKLAGMRVIPLVIPKGTMRKVAAIADKEHPILSIHPFAVTTCAIIVTGEEVRKGLITDTFSPVVSKKLQNEFGIRTLSVTYGGDDAKRIGDLIAQAREEHAGMILCTGGMSVDPDDRTPKAIADSGARVVRYGFPVLPGAMCMLGYFDGGVPIVGLPGCVMYAKRTVFDVLLPRLVAGIPITAEDISAMGDGGLCLGCDPCVYPICAFGKGGL, encoded by the coding sequence ATGAAGCTGGTCCGTACGGAAGACGCCGTCGGGCAGGTGCTCTGCCACGACATGACGCAGATCATTGTCGGGGTGACCAAGGATGCCCGGTTTCGGAAAGGACACGTGGTCACCAACGAGGATATTCCCGTTCTGCTTTCCATGGGGAAAGAGCATCTGTATGTCTGGGAGATGGATGACACCATGCTCCATGAAGATGACGGAGCAGCCATCCTCCGGGATGCCGCAATGAACCAGTACATGGACGCGTCCCTTCCCAAAGAGGGGAAAATTGAGCTGAAAAGCAACATCACCGGGGTGCTGGAAGTGGATGTCCAGCGGCTGTTGTCCATCAACCGGATCCCCGAGGTGATGATCGCCACCCGTCCCAACCACAGCGTGGTGAAGCCGGGGGACAAGCTTGCCGGCATGCGGGTCATCCCGCTGGTCATCCCCAAGGGGACGATGCGGAAGGTGGCCGCCATCGCGGACAAAGAGCACCCGATTCTCTCCATCCATCCGTTTGCTGTCACGACGTGCGCCATCATCGTCACCGGGGAAGAGGTTCGGAAAGGGTTGATCACCGACACGTTCTCACCGGTGGTTTCGAAGAAACTGCAAAATGAGTTTGGTATCCGCACCCTCTCCGTCACCTACGGCGGGGATGACGCCAAACGGATCGGGGATTTGATCGCCCAGGCCAGGGAAGAACATGCCGGCATGATTCTCTGCACCGGCGGCATGAGCGTCGACCCGGACGACCGGACGCCCAAGGCCATCGCTGACAGCGGGGCTCGTGTGGTGCGCTACGGCTTCCCCGTTCTGCCCGGGGCGATGTGCATGCTGGGGTACTTTGACGGTGGAGTGCCCATCGTCGGACTGCCCGGGTGCGTGATGTATGCCAAACGGACCGTCTTTGACGTCCTGCTTCCCCGCCTGGTCGCCGGCATTCCCATTACGGCGGAGGATATCTCAGCCATGGGGGATGGCGGATTGTGCCTTGGCTGCGATCCGTGTGTCTACCCGATCTGCGCCTTTGGCAAAGGAGGCCTGTGA
- the moaC gene encoding cyclic pyranopterin monophosphate synthase MoaC, producing the protein MPLSHVADDGSVVMVDVSEKPKTARIAVAEGTITMKRETFEAIRSRTLAKGDALATAQIAGIIASKQTSSLIPLCHPLFLSHVAVSFTFQEETPAILCRCETKTTAETGVEMEALTGCSVALLTIYDMCKAMDRGMRIGEIHVALKDGGKDGRYVG; encoded by the coding sequence ATGCCGCTTTCCCATGTCGCCGATGATGGATCGGTGGTGATGGTGGATGTCTCCGAAAAACCGAAAACCGCACGGATCGCCGTGGCGGAAGGAACCATCACGATGAAACGGGAAACATTTGAAGCCATCCGGAGCCGGACGCTTGCCAAAGGGGACGCCCTGGCCACCGCCCAGATCGCCGGCATCATTGCGTCCAAACAGACCAGTTCTTTGATCCCCCTGTGCCACCCGTTGTTCCTTTCCCATGTGGCGGTTTCCTTTACGTTCCAGGAAGAGACACCAGCCATACTGTGCCGGTGCGAGACGAAAACCACCGCGGAAACCGGGGTGGAGATGGAAGCGCTCACCGGCTGTTCCGTGGCGCTCCTTACCATCTATGACATGTGCAAGGCGATGGACCGTGGCATGCGGATCGGGGAAATCCACGTGGCGTTGAAGGACGGGGGCAAAGATGGCCGATACGTTGGTTGA
- a CDS encoding molybdopterin-binding protein has product MKAKVIAVCVSERKGTVKQPVEKIQLKTEWGVEGDAHAGSPIRQVSLLSQERIDAFNQEQGMQVGWGAFGENIVLQGVDPSTLPLGTIIAYRSVVMMVSQIGKECHSGCAIQKRTGTCIMPMYGTFARVLHDGTLKAGDVLSVYPQIRVAVVCLSDRCSRGEAEDKSSPVIVRMVEEAGCAVVSQTLLPDGIHPLSDVLRDICDGCQADVVLTTGGTGLSPRDLTPEATLSVAERQVPGIAEAMRAASLAKTPHGMLSRAVAVIRNKTLVVNLPGSPKAVEENLSVVLPVLEHAVQTMKGVVGDCNPMTRRNDKKSVGGY; this is encoded by the coding sequence ATGAAAGCGAAGGTGATCGCCGTATGTGTCAGCGAGCGGAAGGGAACGGTCAAACAGCCGGTGGAAAAGATCCAGCTGAAAACGGAATGGGGGGTGGAAGGGGACGCCCACGCCGGCTCTCCCATCCGGCAGGTGAGCCTGCTCTCCCAGGAGCGGATCGACGCGTTCAACCAGGAACAGGGAATGCAGGTAGGATGGGGGGCGTTCGGGGAGAACATCGTCCTGCAGGGCGTTGATCCTTCCACGCTTCCCCTCGGGACGATCATTGCTTATAGGAGCGTGGTGATGATGGTCAGCCAGATCGGCAAGGAATGCCACAGTGGGTGCGCCATCCAGAAACGGACCGGAACGTGCATCATGCCGATGTACGGTACGTTCGCCCGGGTGTTGCATGACGGTACGCTGAAAGCCGGGGATGTGCTTTCCGTGTATCCGCAAATCCGTGTGGCCGTCGTCTGCCTGAGTGACCGGTGCAGCAGAGGGGAGGCGGAAGACAAGAGCTCGCCGGTGATCGTCCGGATGGTGGAGGAAGCGGGATGTGCCGTTGTCTCCCAAACACTGCTTCCCGATGGCATCCATCCGCTCTCTGATGTTCTCCGGGACATCTGTGATGGATGCCAGGCCGATGTGGTGCTGACCACCGGGGGGACGGGACTGTCCCCACGGGATCTGACGCCGGAAGCGACGCTTTCCGTCGCCGAGCGACAGGTGCCGGGCATCGCTGAGGCGATGCGGGCCGCTTCGCTCGCGAAAACGCCCCACGGAATGCTCTCCCGCGCGGTTGCGGTGATCCGGAACAAGACGCTGGTGGTGAATCTTCCCGGCAGTCCCAAGGCGGTGGAGGAGAACCTCTCCGTGGTGCTGCCGGTGTTGGAACATGCCGTTCAGACGATGAAAGGCGTGGTAGGTGATTGTAATCCCATGACAAGGAGGAATGATAAAAAGTCAGTAGGTGGTTACTGA
- the modA gene encoding molybdate ABC transporter substrate-binding protein encodes MKKMVMVGVAIFLCMALAAQGQTESAGEPVEILISAAASLTDCMNELKSAYTAAHPLVTVKANYGSSGALQQQIEQGAPADIFFSAGAKQMQALKDKGLMDDATIQDLLENKLVLIVPKGTTPIASLQDLANAGVKRIAVGDPKSVPAGQYADEAFRSLGLLDAVKDKLVYAKDVREVLSWVETGNVQAGLVYETDAKISPNVTITAVAPEGSHKKVIYPVGVLKDSKHPDVAKDFLSFLFSESSKEVFAKYGFTVI; translated from the coding sequence ATGAAAAAAATGGTGATGGTGGGGGTGGCGATTTTCCTGTGTATGGCGCTTGCCGCCCAGGGGCAGACGGAGTCGGCGGGGGAGCCGGTGGAGATTCTGATCTCCGCCGCAGCGAGCCTGACGGACTGCATGAACGAGCTGAAAAGCGCGTATACGGCAGCGCATCCGCTGGTGACGGTGAAGGCCAACTACGGTTCATCCGGGGCGCTTCAGCAGCAGATCGAGCAGGGAGCTCCCGCGGATATCTTCTTTTCCGCCGGCGCCAAGCAGATGCAGGCGTTGAAGGACAAAGGGTTGATGGACGACGCCACCATCCAGGACCTGCTGGAGAACAAGCTGGTGTTGATCGTCCCCAAAGGGACAACGCCGATCGCATCGCTCCAGGATCTCGCGAATGCCGGTGTGAAGCGGATCGCCGTCGGGGATCCCAAATCGGTTCCCGCCGGCCAGTATGCCGATGAGGCGTTCCGGTCGTTGGGTCTTTTGGATGCGGTGAAGGACAAGCTGGTCTACGCCAAGGATGTACGGGAAGTGCTTTCCTGGGTGGAGACGGGCAACGTACAGGCCGGTCTGGTGTATGAGACGGACGCCAAGATTTCCCCCAACGTGACCATTACGGCGGTTGCGCCTGAGGGGAGCCACAAGAAGGTGATCTACCCGGTCGGTGTGCTGAAGGATTCCAAACATCCTGACGTGGCGAAGGATTTCCTCTCGTTCCTGTTCAGTGAGTCGTCCAAAGAAGTATTCGCCAAGTACGGCTTTACGGTGATCTGA
- a CDS encoding IS110 family transposase: protein MGNKQREEKIEQLSVGVDLHKSQLTICVMGEDGELLQEGMYRTTTEGYQAFVQRMHEWEDERGCSVAMAVETTGNARYFKNRMEGEGFSVVVVNTNKFKVISQSTKKNDRGDAATLAYYLGKDMLPESHLADQSSEELRRMIKCRSLLVSSTVKMKNQIHGMLLGYGITTKAAQLQSNKKRQALVKDLADQGFTEAAASLEVILGIIEGVQEQIKVLEKRLREMTRDDEDVQLLMTIPGVGFLTASAIAAYTKDLDKRFCGDFKRFASYVGIVPSVHNSNETVHMGRITKHGPQELRTALVQATMGMIRLSKITGEWRLMTDYRAMKTGKGSGKSIIATTRKLARIIFAMLHNREPFNPALMVRDKCLFTVEEVIGA, encoded by the coding sequence ATGGGCAACAAGCAGCGAGAAGAGAAGATTGAACAGTTGAGCGTAGGGGTCGACCTGCACAAGAGCCAGCTCACCATCTGTGTGATGGGAGAGGACGGGGAGCTGTTGCAGGAAGGGATGTACCGGACCACGACGGAGGGCTACCAGGCATTTGTGCAGAGGATGCATGAGTGGGAGGACGAGCGGGGATGCTCGGTCGCCATGGCGGTGGAGACCACCGGCAATGCACGGTACTTCAAGAACCGGATGGAAGGCGAGGGGTTCTCCGTGGTTGTGGTGAACACCAACAAGTTCAAGGTGATCAGCCAGAGCACCAAGAAGAACGACAGAGGGGATGCTGCAACGCTGGCCTACTACCTGGGCAAGGACATGCTGCCGGAAAGCCACCTGGCGGACCAGAGCAGCGAGGAGCTCAGGAGGATGATCAAGTGCAGGAGCCTTTTGGTGAGCAGCACGGTGAAGATGAAGAACCAGATCCACGGGATGCTGCTCGGCTACGGGATCACGACCAAGGCAGCCCAGCTGCAGAGCAATAAAAAGCGGCAGGCCCTGGTTAAAGATCTCGCGGATCAAGGTTTTACAGAGGCCGCCGCATCACTCGAGGTGATACTTGGCATTATAGAAGGTGTGCAGGAGCAAATCAAGGTCCTGGAGAAGCGCCTTCGGGAGATGACCAGGGACGACGAGGATGTGCAGCTGCTGATGACCATCCCGGGTGTCGGGTTCCTGACGGCCAGCGCAATCGCCGCCTACACCAAGGACCTGGACAAGAGGTTCTGCGGGGATTTCAAGCGGTTCGCCTCGTACGTGGGCATCGTGCCCTCGGTGCACAACTCCAACGAGACGGTGCACATGGGCAGGATAACCAAGCACGGCCCGCAGGAGCTGAGAACAGCACTCGTGCAGGCCACAATGGGCATGATACGGCTCTCCAAGATAACCGGTGAATGGAGGCTGATGACCGATTACCGGGCAATGAAGACGGGCAAGGGTTCCGGCAAGTCAATCATTGCAACGACCAGGAAATTGGCGAGAATCATCTTTGCCATGCTCCACAACAGGGAACCGTTCAATCCAGCCTTGATGGTGAGGGACAAGTGTCTGTTCACCGTCGAGGAGGTCATAGGGGCTTGA
- a CDS encoding TrkA family potassium uptake protein has product MGKAYRDPNAFGIIGYGRFGATLAQELLNAGKEVIILDNVPDKLEKIKQQASHVYVITEISKDAFIEAGLEGCGTVIVCIGRDVEGNILATLNAKELGVPRVISKASSADHARVLRKLGAEVVFPEEDMGRRLAKTLCMKEALDWLPLCDDFSIVEIQVGQSFDEKTVLELDLRKKWGINIIALVHQGKATGMISPDTVLHVGDQMVIAGTNKSLAVFQKRT; this is encoded by the coding sequence ATGGGAAAAGCGTATCGGGATCCAAACGCGTTCGGCATCATCGGTTACGGCAGGTTCGGGGCGACGCTCGCCCAGGAACTTCTGAACGCCGGCAAGGAAGTGATCATCCTGGACAACGTGCCGGACAAACTGGAGAAGATCAAACAGCAGGCAAGCCACGTGTATGTGATCACCGAGATCAGCAAGGACGCATTCATTGAGGCTGGTCTGGAAGGGTGTGGCACGGTGATCGTCTGCATAGGACGGGACGTGGAAGGCAACATCCTTGCCACACTGAACGCCAAGGAACTGGGGGTTCCCCGCGTCATCAGCAAGGCAAGCAGCGCCGACCATGCACGGGTATTGCGGAAGCTGGGAGCCGAGGTGGTCTTCCCGGAAGAGGATATGGGACGGAGACTTGCCAAAACGCTTTGCATGAAGGAAGCATTGGACTGGCTCCCCCTCTGTGATGACTTTTCCATCGTCGAAATCCAGGTCGGACAATCCTTTGATGAAAAAACCGTCCTGGAACTGGATCTCCGCAAGAAATGGGGCATCAACATCATCGCGCTGGTCCACCAGGGGAAAGCCACCGGTATGATCAGTCCGGACACGGTGCTTCACGTCGGAGACCAAATGGTCATCGCAGGCACCAACAAGAGCCTTGCCGTGTTTCAGAAGCGAACGTAA
- a CDS encoding ATP-binding cassette domain-containing protein, whose amino-acid sequence MNDLEVRFAETVGTFHLDVSFHVGEGEVLGLLGRSGNGKSLTLRTIAGIITPEEGSIRIGEHVLFDSQAGVNLPVRERNVGLLFQSYALFPAMTVLENVMCGIKDRDKHARKQQAVDKLSLMGIDAYRGRLPRELSGGQQQRVALARMLASQPDLLMLDEPFSALDHESKQEIDQHLNGLLRHFAGPVLFVSHDPEEVRRYCTRTLSIVEGRVHQENSER is encoded by the coding sequence ATGAACGATCTGGAGGTCCGCTTTGCCGAGACGGTAGGGACGTTTCATCTGGATGTGTCGTTCCATGTCGGTGAAGGAGAAGTGCTTGGGTTGCTTGGTCGGAGCGGAAACGGCAAAAGCCTGACGCTCCGAACCATCGCCGGCATCATCACACCGGAAGAGGGGAGCATCAGGATCGGGGAGCACGTGCTGTTCGATTCCCAGGCGGGAGTGAACCTCCCGGTACGGGAGCGGAACGTCGGGCTTCTTTTTCAGTCCTACGCATTGTTTCCCGCCATGACAGTGCTGGAGAATGTGATGTGTGGCATCAAGGATCGTGACAAACACGCACGGAAACAACAGGCGGTGGACAAGTTGTCCCTGATGGGGATTGATGCCTACCGTGGTCGTCTGCCTCGAGAGCTGTCCGGTGGCCAGCAACAGCGGGTGGCGCTGGCTCGCATGCTGGCCAGCCAGCCGGATCTTCTCATGCTGGATGAACCGTTTTCCGCGTTGGACCATGAATCAAAACAGGAGATCGACCAGCACCTCAACGGACTGCTACGACACTTCGCCGGTCCCGTGTTGTTCGTCTCCCACGATCCGGAAGAGGTGCGCCGCTACTGCACCCGGACGTTGTCCATCGTCGAAGGCAGGGTCCATCAGGAGAACAGCGAGCGGTAA
- a CDS encoding radical SAM protein — translation MADTLVDGRGRKIDYLRVSVTEACDFQCRYCGGGIAADLLPLPVLARLVRLFSEMDISHVRITGGEPLLREGVVPFVRSVRSMDGIRAVTMTTNGSHLASMARSLKENGLSSLNVSLDATDPALFRFLSGGGDGDVVIQGIDAALSEGLPVKLNCVPLAESWKEQASQVYQFAASRNIPVRFIELMPFGPASRLHGVSVTTVASYLEEICGPSSPLSPVGYGPAWYRNYQGVTVGFIGALSHQFCQDCNRVRLRGDGKLQLCLDQKPVMDCSALLDLPDDRVREMLRHQVEQKPECHHFGEGHGGRVPLGWIGG, via the coding sequence ATGGCCGATACGTTGGTTGACGGACGAGGACGGAAGATCGATTACCTCAGGGTATCGGTCACCGAGGCGTGCGATTTCCAATGCCGCTACTGTGGGGGAGGCATTGCGGCCGACCTGCTTCCGCTTCCTGTCCTTGCCCGGTTGGTCCGGCTGTTTTCTGAGATGGACATCAGCCATGTGCGGATCACCGGAGGGGAGCCGCTGCTTCGTGAAGGCGTCGTCCCGTTCGTCCGGAGTGTACGGTCGATGGATGGCATCCGGGCGGTGACGATGACGACCAACGGCTCCCATTTGGCTTCTATGGCCCGTTCGCTGAAGGAAAACGGCCTCTCTTCGCTGAATGTCAGCCTGGACGCAACCGATCCCGCGCTGTTCCGCTTTCTTTCCGGTGGTGGGGATGGGGACGTGGTGATCCAGGGAATTGACGCCGCCCTGTCCGAAGGGCTGCCCGTCAAACTGAACTGCGTTCCGTTGGCTGAGTCCTGGAAGGAACAGGCCTCCCAGGTGTATCAGTTCGCCGCCTCCCGCAACATTCCGGTACGGTTCATCGAATTGATGCCGTTCGGTCCGGCGTCCCGGCTGCATGGGGTTTCCGTCACCACGGTTGCTTCGTATCTGGAGGAAATCTGTGGTCCTTCTTCCCCCCTTTCCCCGGTGGGGTATGGACCTGCGTGGTATCGGAACTATCAAGGGGTAACGGTGGGGTTCATTGGGGCGCTAAGCCACCAGTTCTGCCAGGATTGCAACCGGGTGCGCCTGCGTGGCGACGGCAAGCTCCAGCTTTGCCTTGACCAGAAGCCGGTGATGGACTGTTCGGCGTTGTTGGATTTGCCGGACGACCGTGTGCGTGAGATGCTTCGCCACCAGGTGGAACAGAAACCGGAATGCCACCATTTTGGAGAGGGGCATGGCGGACGTGTCCCGTTGGGATGGATTGGAGGATGA
- the modB gene encoding molybdate ABC transporter permease subunit encodes MFDVSPLWVSLRASLLATAIEFVAGLLCAHKAMGLTGKRAWLLDTILTLPMVLPPTVTGFFLLVLFGRNGPIGKLTGTTVIFSWQATVLSATVVAFPLMYRAAKGAMKQVDPDHIWAARTLGFSERRILWKILVPEAWPGIAAGAALAFARSLGEFGATMMVAGNIPGRTQTIPMAIYFSTVGGDMRTAWIWVGVITLVSAASLALMSRLSKGDA; translated from the coding sequence ATGTTCGACGTCTCTCCGCTGTGGGTGTCACTGCGTGCTTCGCTCCTGGCGACGGCCATTGAGTTCGTCGCCGGGTTGCTCTGCGCCCACAAAGCGATGGGGCTTACCGGAAAGCGTGCCTGGCTTCTGGACACCATCCTGACGCTTCCCATGGTCCTGCCTCCTACGGTCACCGGTTTCTTCCTTTTGGTGCTGTTCGGCAGGAACGGTCCCATTGGGAAACTGACCGGCACTACGGTGATTTTCTCCTGGCAGGCGACGGTGCTCTCCGCTACGGTGGTTGCCTTCCCGTTGATGTACCGGGCCGCGAAAGGCGCGATGAAGCAGGTCGATCCCGACCACATCTGGGCGGCTCGGACGCTGGGCTTCAGTGAACGAAGAATCCTGTGGAAAATCCTTGTGCCGGAAGCGTGGCCAGGCATTGCGGCGGGAGCCGCCCTGGCGTTCGCCCGCTCGTTGGGGGAATTCGGCGCCACGATGATGGTGGCGGGCAACATCCCGGGCCGTACGCAGACCATCCCGATGGCCATCTATTTCTCCACCGTCGGTGGGGATATGCGTACCGCGTGGATCTGGGTGGGGGTCATCACGTTGGTCAGCGCCGCCTCGCTTGCCCTGATGTCCCGTCTTTCCAAGGGGGACGCATGA